Proteins encoded in a region of the Coffea eugenioides isolate CCC68of chromosome 4, Ceug_1.0, whole genome shotgun sequence genome:
- the LOC113769355 gene encoding uncharacterized protein LOC113769355 — protein MGDKIANFTGVKNFTNHVWGYPKNLRVTEIGPNVFQFQFEREEDREKVLAGDPWILDNQVLVVREWCASFEKKVESFRYTNFWVQIWNLPVHWMSNAAGKKIGGVFRKVKEIMLPPGGGKEGRHMKIFAEIDLLQPLVRGTAVKLNGEMVWIEFKYERCPDFCYKCGIIGHGDKNCRMEMRSISSHKEAQFGPWIRAGNIMVSPLRGEYGRELNLKGQANIQEGVGVGGKKGNGLRERMLQKETMGPREEGGGKEGK, from the coding sequence ATGGGAGACAAGATAGCAAACTTTACTGGGGTGAAAAATTTCACTAACCACGTTTGGGGTTATCCCAAAAACTTACGAGTTACTGAGATAGGCCCAAACGTGTTCCAGTTTCAGTTTGAAAGGGAGGAGGATAGGGAAAAAGTGTTGGCAGGAGATCCTTGGATTTTGGACAACCAGGTTCTAGTGGTACGAGAGTGGTGTGCAAGCTTTGAAAAAAAAGTTGAGAGCTTTAGATACACCAATTTTTGGGTTCAAATATGGAACTTACCGGTACATTGGATGAGTAATGCAGCAGGAAAGAAAATAGGGGGAGTGTTTAGGAAGGTGAAGGAGATTATGCTACCACCAGGGGGTGGAAAGGAAGGGAGACACATGAAGATATTTGCAGAGATAGATTTACTACAGCCACTGGTTAGAGGGACAGCAGTGAAGCTCAATGGAGAGATGGTTTGGATAGAATTTAAGTACGAAAGATGCCCTGACTTCTGTTACAAGTGTGGTATTATAGGTCATGGAGATAAGAATTGCAGAATGGAAATGAGGTCTATTTCATCTCACAAGGAGGCACAATTTGGACCATGGATAAGAGCAGGAAACATAATGGTGTCTCCTCTCAGGGGTGAGTATGGAAGGGAACTAAATCTTAAGGGGCAAGCTAATATACAAGAAGGGGTAGGCGTAGGAGGAAAAAAGGGGAATGGGTTAAGGGAGAGAATGTTACAGAAAGAGACAATGGGACCAAGAGAAGAGGGTGGAGGAAAGGAAGGGAAGTAA